In the genome of Chryseobacterium arthrosphaerae, one region contains:
- a CDS encoding helix-turn-helix domain-containing protein: MFKLIARTDKMKRSEEITRRYFAFLEKHIQEVIAGTVPEFLELNEIAGELAVSHKHLTDTIKKETGQHPCYFYDEKIIEEAKKMLVISDHSVAEIARIFTYDPSNFSKFFKKMTGLTPGQFRISSKA, encoded by the coding sequence ATGTTTAAATTGATTGCAAGAACAGACAAGATGAAAAGAAGTGAAGAAATTACCCGCCGCTATTTTGCCTTTTTGGAAAAACACATTCAGGAGGTTATTGCCGGTACCGTTCCCGAATTTTTGGAACTGAATGAGATCGCAGGAGAGCTTGCCGTTTCCCATAAGCATCTTACCGATACCATTAAAAAAGAAACGGGGCAGCATCCCTGTTATTTTTATGATGAAAAAATTATTGAAGAAGCCAAAAAAATGCTTGTTATTTCCGATCATTCAGTAGCAGAAATCGCTCGTATTTTCACTTATGATCCATCCAATTTTTCCAAGTTTTTTAAAAAAATGACAGGACTCACTCCCGGTCAGTTCAGAATTTCCTCCAAAGCTTGA
- a CDS encoding TetR/AcrR family transcriptional regulator, with protein MPRKVVQGPIRDKEKTKQKLLAAVGKILRVKGYSGLKVSKIAAVAGFDKKLIYEYFGSTDKLIDEYIKSQDYWSQVNQDVDMDFSDGGHELTKMVVLNQFENLKKNKELQKIILWELSESKPILKKLVEQREEVGEVLFGNISDPYFGGDVAKRHRAIMALIVSGAYYLNLYTGYNANKFCGIDLKTEDGRKEIEGAIVELIDFAYSKKK; from the coding sequence ATGCCTAGAAAAGTAGTGCAGGGCCCCATTAGGGACAAAGAAAAAACCAAACAGAAACTGCTTGCTGCAGTTGGTAAAATTTTAAGAGTAAAAGGATACTCAGGATTAAAAGTAAGTAAGATCGCAGCGGTAGCAGGCTTCGATAAAAAACTGATCTATGAGTATTTTGGAAGTACAGATAAGCTGATCGACGAATACATCAAATCTCAGGATTACTGGAGCCAGGTTAATCAGGATGTAGATATGGATTTCTCTGACGGTGGACACGAGCTTACCAAAATGGTAGTCCTGAATCAGTTTGAGAACCTGAAGAAAAACAAAGAACTTCAGAAGATCATCCTTTGGGAGCTTTCAGAAAGTAAACCTATCCTTAAGAAACTGGTAGAACAACGTGAAGAAGTAGGTGAAGTATTATTCGGGAATATTTCAGATCCTTATTTCGGGGGCGATGTGGCTAAGAGACACAGGGCAATTATGGCACTGATCGTTTCCGGAGCCTATTACCTGAATCTTTACACGGGATACAATGCCAATAAGTTCTGTGGGATTGATCTGAAAACAGAAGACGGAAGAAAAGAGATTGAAGGCGCTATCGTAGAGCTGATCGATTTTGCATACAGTAAAAAGAAATAA
- a CDS encoding chorismate mutase produces MNLKDLKNEWINGLTQPLMIAGPCSAESEAQMLETARRIKESNAQVSVFRAGIWKPRTKPNGFEGVGVIGLNWLKKVKEEYGFKTATEVANAHHVFAALEADVDVLWIGARSTVNPFTVQEIAMALRGTDKPVFVKNPVNPDLALWIGALERLLGQDIKNLGVIHRGFSTYQKTKYRNNPNWQIALDFKSQFPNIPMLIDPSHICGNRIGLADITQEALNVGYQGAIIETHSNPDEAWSDAAQQITPEVLAEMIGNLKVRSTDLAGFEGEMGRHRTLISDLDFQLIELLSQRMKISEKIGKLKKENDIAIFQPERWKVITEYATQKAKETGMSQEFIEKVFKAIHEESIEVQNNIMINR; encoded by the coding sequence ATGAATTTAAAAGATTTGAAAAATGAGTGGATCAACGGGCTTACACAACCCCTGATGATCGCAGGTCCATGCAGTGCGGAAAGTGAAGCTCAGATGCTTGAAACAGCCAGAAGAATTAAAGAATCCAATGCTCAGGTATCGGTTTTCCGTGCAGGAATCTGGAAACCCCGTACAAAACCTAACGGATTTGAGGGAGTAGGAGTGATCGGTTTGAACTGGCTAAAAAAAGTAAAAGAAGAATACGGCTTTAAAACAGCAACAGAAGTTGCCAATGCTCACCACGTTTTTGCTGCTCTGGAAGCTGATGTAGATGTTCTTTGGATTGGAGCACGTTCTACAGTAAACCCTTTTACAGTACAGGAAATTGCTATGGCGTTAAGAGGTACTGATAAGCCGGTATTCGTTAAAAACCCTGTAAACCCGGATCTTGCATTATGGATTGGTGCGCTGGAAAGACTTTTGGGACAGGATATCAAAAACCTGGGAGTCATCCACAGAGGATTTTCAACATACCAGAAAACAAAATACAGAAATAATCCAAACTGGCAGATTGCCCTTGATTTCAAAAGCCAGTTCCCGAATATCCCAATGCTGATCGACCCATCCCACATCTGCGGAAACAGAATAGGACTGGCAGATATCACCCAGGAAGCTCTTAACGTAGGTTACCAGGGAGCTATTATTGAAACACATTCCAATCCTGATGAAGCATGGAGCGATGCTGCTCAGCAGATTACTCCGGAAGTACTTGCTGAAATGATTGGGAATTTAAAAGTAAGAAGTACAGATCTGGCAGGTTTTGAAGGGGAAATGGGAAGGCACAGAACATTGATCTCTGATCTTGATTTCCAATTGATTGAACTTCTTTCTCAAAGGATGAAGATCTCTGAAAAGATCGGGAAACTTAAAAAAGAAAATGATATTGCCATCTTCCAGCCGGAACGTTGGAAAGTGATTACAGAATACGCTACCCAGAAAGCCAAAGAAACAGGAATGTCTCAGGAGTTTATTGAAAAGGTTTTCAAAGCGATTCACGAAGAATCTATTGAAGTTCAGAATAATATTATGATCAACAGATAA
- the rsgA gene encoding ribosome small subunit-dependent GTPase A, producing MKGKIIKSTGSWYQVLELETNKIFEARIRGKFKLIKTRLTNPLAVGDFVEFQLEQDDIAWITKIEPRTNYLIRKSVNLSKEAHIIASNIDLACFIFTLKHPETSLGFLDRFLACCEAYNITPLILFNKIDVLHEEEIEIVKDIEFLYQEIGYDTLEISSYSKLNLDQLQELLKDKTSVFFGHSGCGKSTLVNALQPGLNLKTSEISDTHLKGKHTTTFAQMHFWDFGGNVIDTPGVREFAMIDIEKEEVQHYFPEIFKKREECKFHNCLHVNEPKCAVIASLETGEIQHSRYATYIKLMDEAEEASQK from the coding sequence ATGAAAGGAAAAATCATTAAATCTACGGGCAGTTGGTATCAGGTTTTGGAATTGGAAACCAATAAGATTTTCGAGGCCAGAATCAGAGGGAAATTTAAATTAATTAAAACCAGACTTACCAATCCGCTTGCTGTAGGTGATTTTGTTGAGTTCCAGCTGGAGCAGGATGATATCGCATGGATTACTAAAATAGAACCACGCACCAATTACCTGATCCGTAAATCGGTCAACCTTTCAAAAGAGGCTCATATTATTGCTTCCAATATTGATCTTGCCTGTTTTATTTTTACCTTAAAACACCCGGAAACCTCACTGGGATTCCTTGACAGGTTTCTGGCATGCTGTGAAGCCTATAATATCACCCCATTAATCCTGTTTAACAAAATTGATGTTTTACACGAAGAAGAAATCGAAATTGTAAAAGACATCGAGTTCCTGTATCAGGAGATTGGATATGACACTCTGGAAATATCTTCATACTCAAAGTTGAATCTTGATCAGCTTCAGGAATTGCTTAAAGATAAAACTTCCGTATTTTTCGGACACTCCGGTTGTGGGAAGTCCACATTGGTGAATGCACTGCAGCCAGGATTAAACCTTAAAACTTCAGAAATTTCCGATACCCATTTAAAAGGAAAGCATACTACAACTTTTGCCCAGATGCACTTCTGGGACTTTGGAGGAAACGTGATCGATACTCCCGGAGTTCGTGAATTTGCCATGATTGACATTGAAAAAGAAGAAGTACAGCATTATTTTCCTGAAATTTTTAAAAAGAGGGAAGAATGTAAATTCCACAACTGCCTGCATGTCAACGAGCCAAAATGTGCGGTAATAGCCTCTCTGGAAACAGGTGAAATTCAGCATTCCCGTTATGCCACTTATATCAAGCTTATGGACGAAGCTGAAGAAGCCTCTCAGAAATAA
- a CDS encoding aminotransferase class I/II-fold pyridoxal phosphate-dependent enzyme, with protein sequence MSINFTTATIKDFENIPDNDMAQRAEIFYEYLDFVKSNGHMNYRLKNTSGTNAVLNVNIADQNREFVSFVSSDYLGFTQHPKVKQAAIEGIEKYGTGTGATPLIGGYFDYHNALEKKITSFFNRNEDEAVVFTTGYTANSATLQCLMLKEDLAILDMAVHASVHEGCAFTNKKTFPHNNLESLEHILKVSENLYRTKLVIVDGVYSQDGDTSRINEIYDLVKKYNAFLMVDDVHGVGILGETGRGTLEEAGLLDKVDIITGTFSKTFGNLGGYVIANNKLASFIKFQSRQQIFSATAPPSSAGIVKAIDLIDEEPIWRQKLWDNINYFKKGLDDLGLDTGITRSAIVPVKIGDPFVTGEAGKLLIEKGIYTNPILYPAVPRKDARIRMSVTARHEKEHLDKTLNAFEDINKKLHIAKK encoded by the coding sequence ATGAGCATCAATTTCACAACAGCAACCATTAAAGACTTTGAGAATATACCAGACAATGATATGGCTCAAAGGGCTGAAATATTTTATGAATATTTAGACTTTGTAAAGTCTAACGGGCATATGAATTACAGACTGAAGAACACTTCAGGGACCAATGCCGTATTGAACGTAAATATTGCGGATCAGAACAGGGAGTTCGTTAGCTTTGTATCAAGTGATTACCTTGGATTTACCCAGCACCCGAAAGTAAAACAGGCCGCAATTGAGGGAATAGAGAAATATGGAACAGGTACGGGAGCTACACCTCTTATCGGCGGCTACTTTGATTATCATAATGCACTAGAGAAAAAAATAACAAGTTTCTTTAACCGTAATGAGGATGAGGCCGTTGTATTTACCACTGGCTATACAGCCAATAGTGCTACTTTACAATGCTTAATGCTGAAAGAAGACCTGGCCATTTTAGATATGGCGGTACATGCCAGTGTGCACGAAGGATGTGCTTTTACAAATAAAAAAACATTTCCGCACAATAATTTGGAATCTTTGGAACACATTTTGAAGGTATCTGAAAATCTGTACCGTACGAAACTCGTTATTGTAGATGGAGTTTATTCCCAGGATGGGGATACTTCACGTATTAATGAGATCTATGACCTTGTGAAAAAGTACAATGCCTTTCTGATGGTAGACGACGTACATGGCGTTGGAATCCTTGGAGAAACAGGAAGAGGTACACTGGAAGAAGCAGGATTGCTGGATAAAGTAGATATCATCACCGGAACATTCAGCAAAACATTCGGAAACCTTGGAGGATACGTAATTGCCAATAACAAACTGGCTTCTTTCATCAAATTCCAGTCCCGTCAGCAGATCTTCTCTGCAACAGCACCCCCATCATCCGCAGGAATCGTTAAAGCTATTGATCTTATTGATGAAGAACCTATCTGGAGACAAAAGCTCTGGGATAATATCAATTATTTCAAAAAAGGACTTGACGACCTGGGATTAGATACAGGAATTACCCGCTCAGCCATCGTTCCGGTAAAAATCGGAGATCCGTTTGTAACGGGAGAAGCCGGAAAATTACTAATAGAAAAAGGAATTTATACGAATCCTATTCTCTATCCGGCAGTACCAAGAAAAGATGCGCGTATCAGAATGAGTGTAACGGCAAGACATGAAAAGGAACATCTTGACAAAACACTGAACGCGTTTGAAGATATTAATAAAAAATTGCATATTGCAAAAAAATAA
- the dnaX gene encoding DNA polymerase III subunit gamma/tau has product MENFIVSARKYRPQEFDTVVGQSHITDTLEHAIEESQLAQALLFCGPRGVGKTTCARILARKINEKDGSVSEDGFAYNIYELDAASNNSVDDIRELIDQVRFAPQVGKYKVYIIDEVHMLSSAAFNAFLKTLEEPPAHAIFILATTEKHKIIPTILSRCQIYDFKRIVIEDIQAHLRNIAQKENIQYEDDALYLIAQKADGALRDALSIFDRLSTFSQKNITLAKAAEVLNILDYDQYLNIVDLAKENKIPEVLSAFNDIVKKGFDPHIFIAGLGNHFRDLMMAQNTSTIDLIEVGEKTKSRFVEQGQKWAAQQLIDGIEICNHADINYKNSKNPRLTVEIALMQLASLTANSGDTKKKSS; this is encoded by the coding sequence ATGGAAAATTTTATAGTATCTGCAAGAAAATATCGTCCTCAGGAGTTTGATACGGTTGTAGGACAATCCCATATTACGGATACTTTAGAACATGCAATTGAAGAAAGCCAGTTAGCTCAGGCATTGCTTTTTTGCGGACCTCGTGGTGTGGGTAAAACTACTTGTGCCAGAATCCTGGCAAGAAAGATCAATGAAAAAGATGGCTCGGTTTCAGAAGACGGCTTTGCTTACAATATCTATGAGCTGGATGCTGCATCCAATAACTCTGTAGATGATATCAGGGAACTGATAGACCAGGTACGCTTTGCCCCTCAGGTTGGTAAATACAAGGTATATATCATAGACGAGGTGCATATGTTGTCTTCTGCCGCTTTCAATGCATTCCTTAAGACGCTTGAGGAACCGCCGGCTCATGCCATCTTCATTCTGGCAACTACGGAAAAGCATAAAATCATTCCTACGATTTTATCCCGATGCCAGATCTACGATTTTAAAAGAATCGTCATTGAAGACATCCAGGCACATCTTAGAAATATTGCCCAGAAAGAAAACATCCAGTACGAAGATGATGCATTGTACCTGATCGCCCAAAAGGCAGACGGGGCATTAAGAGATGCACTTTCCATTTTCGACAGGCTTTCTACATTTTCCCAAAAAAATATCACCCTGGCAAAAGCTGCCGAAGTTCTGAATATTCTGGATTATGACCAATATCTGAATATTGTGGACCTTGCCAAGGAAAATAAAATTCCTGAAGTGCTTTCCGCTTTTAATGATATTGTCAAGAAAGGATTTGATCCTCATATATTCATTGCCGGATTGGGAAATCATTTCAGAGATCTGATGATGGCACAGAATACCTCTACCATTGATCTGATCGAAGTGGGGGAGAAGACCAAATCCAGATTTGTGGAGCAGGGGCAGAAATGGGCCGCCCAACAGCTGATCGATGGTATTGAGATCTGCAACCATGCAGACATTAATTATAAAAACTCAAAAAATCCAAGACTTACGGTTGAAATTGCACTGATGCAGCTGGCTTCCCTGACAGCTAATTCAGGTGATACTAAAAAAAAAAGTTCCTGA